The Paenibacillus sp. RUD330 genome has a segment encoding these proteins:
- a CDS encoding response regulator transcription factor, with product MKKLLIVDDDREIAELIQIYLSNEGYQTATAHDGEEALALLADGSYHLVVLDIMMPKLSGLEVCRRIRKDHEVPVPILMLSAKAEDMDKIMGLMTGADDYMVKPFNPLELVARVKSLLRRAYQYPKSSQAGGADAEEAVDLGPLRIDKSTHAVVLRADGRQMHLTSTEFAILHLLASHPGRVFSAEDIFQQVWKEKFYESNNTVMVHISKLRDKLEQETGDKFIVTVWGVGYKIEG from the coding sequence GTGAAAAAGCTGCTGATCGTCGACGACGACCGCGAGATTGCGGAATTGATCCAAATTTATCTATCCAATGAAGGCTACCAGACGGCGACCGCCCATGACGGCGAGGAAGCGCTCGCGCTGCTTGCGGACGGGTCCTACCATCTGGTCGTTCTCGATATCATGATGCCGAAGCTGAGCGGCCTCGAGGTGTGCCGCAGAATCCGCAAGGACCACGAGGTTCCCGTTCCGATCCTCATGCTGAGCGCCAAGGCCGAGGACATGGACAAGATCATGGGACTCATGACGGGAGCGGACGACTACATGGTCAAGCCGTTCAACCCGCTGGAGCTGGTCGCAAGGGTGAAATCCCTGCTTAGGCGGGCCTATCAATATCCCAAGTCCTCGCAGGCCGGAGGCGCGGATGCGGAGGAGGCGGTCGATCTCGGGCCGCTGCGCATCGACAAGAGCACCCATGCCGTCGTCCTGCGCGCGGACGGCAGGCAGATGCATCTGACGAGCACAGAGTTCGCCATTCTTCATCTGCTCGCCTCGCATCCGGGGCGGGTATTCAGCGCGGAGGACATCTTCCAGCAAGTATGGAAAGAGAAGTTCTACGAGTCCAACAATACGGTGATGGTCCATATCAGCAAGCTGAGGGACAAGCTCGAGCAGGAAACCGGAGACAAGTTCATCGTGACCGTATGGGGGGTAGGCTACAAAATTGAAGGATGA
- a CDS encoding copper amine oxidase N-terminal domain-containing protein has protein sequence MSPIHRFFARPASPGFRKLKPAAAVAAAALIAGAGLLAPVQADAAKELPRIIINGTSYDMNHDPVIEKGRTLVPLRGVFEAMGAQVDWNQFDQSIKATKGTTTIELTVNKTAASINGNKVELDVPARNLSGATMVPLRFVSESLGAYCWYNPDQNLINITDKAASDKS, from the coding sequence ATGAGTCCCATTCACCGTTTCTTCGCCCGTCCTGCATCCCCAGGATTCCGCAAGCTGAAGCCAGCCGCCGCAGTCGCAGCGGCCGCGCTTATTGCCGGAGCGGGACTGCTGGCTCCCGTTCAAGCCGATGCCGCCAAGGAGCTTCCGCGGATCATCATCAACGGAACGTCGTACGACATGAACCATGATCCGGTCATCGAGAAAGGCAGAACCCTCGTCCCGCTCCGCGGCGTGTTCGAAGCGATGGGAGCCCAGGTGGACTGGAACCAGTTCGACCAGAGCATCAAGGCGACGAAAGGGACGACCACAATCGAGCTGACCGTCAACAAGACGGCGGCCTCCATCAATGGCAACAAGGTCGAGCTGGACGTGCCGGCGCGCAACCTGAGCGGCGCGACGATGGTGCCGCTGCGATTTGTATCGGAGTCGCTCGGAGCCTATTGCTGGTACAACCCGGATCAGAATCTGATCAACATTACGGACAAGGCTGCCAGCGACAAGAGCTGA
- the ilvD gene encoding dihydroxy-acid dehydratase, protein MAPKKMRSDMIKKGFDRAPHRSLLRAAGVKEEDFDKPFIAVCNSYIDIIPGHVHLQEFGKVVKEAIREAGGVPFEFNTIGVDDGIAMGHIGMRYSLASREIIADSVETVVNAHWFDGMVCIPNCDKITPGMMMGMLRVNIPSIMVSGGPMKAGRTSDGRAISLTSVFEGVGQFMAGKIDEVGLTELEQFGCPTCGSCSGMFTANSMNCLAEALGLALPGNGSILAVSPERKDFVRESARQLMKLIELDLRPRDIVTAEAIDNAFALDMAMGGSTNTVLHTLAIAHEAGIDYPIARINEVANRVPHLSKLAPASDLHMEDVHDAGGVSAVLNELLRKEGALHTECMTVTGKTIRENVENTEVKRRDVVRPIEDPHSERGGLAVLFGNLAPDGAIIKVGAVDKSVGGYHRGPAICFDSQDAVLEGLSKGLVKEGHVVVIRYEGPKGGPGMPEMLAPTSQIVGMGLGAKVGLITDGRFSGASRGISIGHISPEAADGGPLAFVNDGDIIELDMNNRTIQLEISDEEMAKRRAEWTGFEPKIKRGYLARYSHLVTSASTGGVMRI, encoded by the coding sequence ATGGCACCGAAGAAAATGCGTTCCGATATGATCAAGAAGGGCTTCGACCGCGCCCCGCACCGCAGCCTGCTGCGCGCTGCCGGCGTCAAGGAAGAAGATTTCGACAAGCCGTTCATCGCCGTCTGCAATTCATACATCGATATTATTCCGGGCCACGTGCATCTCCAGGAGTTCGGCAAAGTCGTCAAGGAAGCGATCCGCGAAGCCGGCGGCGTGCCGTTCGAGTTCAACACGATCGGCGTCGACGACGGCATCGCGATGGGCCACATCGGCATGCGCTACTCGCTCGCCAGCCGCGAGATCATCGCCGACTCCGTCGAGACGGTCGTCAACGCGCACTGGTTCGACGGCATGGTATGCATCCCTAACTGCGACAAGATCACCCCCGGCATGATGATGGGCATGCTGCGCGTCAACATCCCGTCCATCATGGTCAGCGGCGGTCCGATGAAGGCCGGCCGCACCAGCGACGGACGCGCGATCTCCCTGACGAGCGTATTCGAGGGCGTCGGCCAGTTCATGGCCGGCAAGATCGACGAGGTCGGCCTGACCGAGCTGGAGCAGTTCGGCTGTCCGACATGCGGCTCCTGTTCCGGCATGTTCACGGCCAACTCCATGAACTGCCTCGCCGAGGCGCTCGGACTCGCTCTTCCGGGCAACGGCTCCATTCTAGCCGTCTCGCCGGAGCGCAAGGATTTCGTCCGCGAATCCGCCCGCCAGCTCATGAAGCTGATCGAGCTCGATCTGCGTCCGCGCGATATCGTGACCGCCGAGGCCATCGACAACGCCTTCGCGCTGGACATGGCCATGGGCGGCTCCACGAACACCGTTCTGCATACGCTCGCCATCGCCCATGAAGCCGGCATCGACTACCCGATCGCCCGCATCAACGAAGTCGCCAACCGTGTGCCGCATCTGTCCAAGCTGGCCCCTGCCTCCGACCTCCACATGGAGGATGTGCATGATGCCGGCGGCGTAAGCGCCGTTCTGAACGAGCTGCTCAGGAAAGAAGGCGCGCTCCATACGGAATGCATGACCGTCACCGGCAAGACGATCCGCGAGAACGTCGAGAATACGGAAGTGAAGCGCCGCGACGTCGTCCGGCCTATCGAGGATCCGCATTCCGAGCGCGGCGGCCTGGCCGTCCTCTTCGGCAACCTGGCGCCGGACGGCGCGATCATCAAGGTCGGCGCCGTAGACAAATCCGTCGGCGGCTACCACCGCGGACCGGCCATCTGCTTCGACTCCCAGGACGCGGTTCTGGAAGGTCTCAGCAAGGGTCTCGTCAAGGAAGGCCATGTCGTCGTCATCCGCTACGAAGGACCGAAGGGCGGTCCCGGCATGCCGGAAATGCTCGCCCCCACCTCCCAGATCGTGGGCATGGGACTCGGTGCCAAGGTCGGCCTGATCACCGACGGCCGCTTCTCCGGCGCATCGCGCGGCATCAGCATCGGCCATATCTCGCCTGAGGCAGCCGACGGCGGCCCATTGGCCTTCGTCAACGACGGCGACATCATCGAGCTGGACATGAACAACCGGACGATCCAGCTGGAGATCAGCGACGAGGAAATGGCCAAGCGGCGTGCGGAATGGACCGGCTTCGAGCCGAAGATCAAGCGCGGCTACCTGGCCCGCTACTCCCATCTCGTCACTTCCGCCAGCACCGGCGGCGTCATGAGAATCTGA
- a CDS encoding anti-sigma factor, whose amino-acid sequence MTSQPNQPHGKNAECDNVELYAAGALDAAERAAFEEHLEQCAECGAELQELRKLMNLLPLAVDPVDPPEGMKKRVLGAVLGRSDAQEPGLRREAAAARAKVDLPEAAASGSRRTEAGSATKRSADAGSTAWTSSDGSGRRTAAAGGRRPRLVALLAGAAAVMLLVCGTLAQRMDSLGKRNELLSGELEAARQNLVQAQSELQEVMKPSADAAVSQIISLKPVKNMVAKGQAYIVVDAKGTHLIVQASKLPALKDSQAFQVWLIKGDKPVNAGTFKPVNGSGAITFTFKPDSFDQVAITLEPDAFGTAPRGTMVMAGGLKA is encoded by the coding sequence ATGACAAGCCAGCCCAATCAGCCGCATGGCAAAAACGCGGAATGCGACAATGTGGAGCTGTACGCCGCAGGAGCGCTTGACGCCGCTGAGCGCGCCGCATTCGAAGAGCATCTGGAGCAGTGCGCTGAATGCGGCGCGGAGCTGCAGGAGCTGCGGAAGCTGATGAATCTGCTGCCGCTGGCGGTCGATCCGGTCGATCCTCCCGAGGGAATGAAGAAACGAGTGCTGGGAGCGGTGCTCGGCCGGAGCGACGCTCAGGAGCCGGGCTTGAGAAGGGAAGCCGCTGCCGCTCGGGCGAAGGTGGATCTCCCCGAGGCAGCTGCTTCCGGGAGCCGGCGGACAGAAGCGGGTTCCGCGACCAAGCGAAGCGCGGACGCAGGATCGACAGCCTGGACTTCGAGCGACGGAAGCGGCAGAAGGACTGCTGCAGCCGGCGGACGCAGGCCTCGTCTGGTGGCGCTTCTGGCCGGAGCGGCAGCGGTCATGCTGCTTGTGTGCGGCACCCTCGCCCAGCGCATGGACAGCCTCGGCAAAAGGAATGAACTGCTCTCGGGCGAGCTCGAGGCGGCCAGGCAGAATCTGGTGCAGGCCCAGTCGGAGCTGCAGGAAGTGATGAAGCCGTCGGCCGACGCGGCCGTAAGCCAGATCATCTCGCTCAAGCCCGTCAAAAATATGGTCGCCAAAGGGCAGGCATATATCGTCGTGGATGCCAAGGGCACGCACTTGATCGTGCAGGCCAGCAAGCTTCCCGCGCTTAAGGACAGCCAGGCTTTCCAGGTATGGCTCATCAAGGGCGACAAGCCCGTGAATGCCGGCACGTTCAAGCCGGTGAACGGCTCCGGCGCCATTACGTTCACGTTCAAGCCGGATTCCTTCGATCAGGTGGCGATCACACTGGAGCCGGATGCGTTCGGCACCGCGCCGCGCGGAACGATGGTCATGGCCGGAGGCCTGAAGGCTTGA
- a CDS encoding sigma-70 family RNA polymerase sigma factor, which translates to MSETAWEEQLLQRIAAKDSDALEQLYDRYERPVYAFVYRIVGDVMASEEIVQELFFKVWNHAESFDLNRRTGKVSTWMFTLARNLSIDWIRKRDRRPAASGSEEDWQGVKDPETTEQAAMDRLMAEHVKEALAELNEEQKRVLEWVYYGGYTQQEISELHHIPLGTVKSRVRLALRQLRKSLGEVWREGVRS; encoded by the coding sequence ATGAGCGAAACGGCTTGGGAGGAGCAGCTCCTCCAACGGATAGCGGCGAAGGACAGCGATGCTCTCGAGCAGCTGTATGATCGATATGAGCGGCCCGTCTACGCCTTTGTCTACCGCATCGTCGGAGACGTCATGGCGTCGGAGGAAATCGTGCAGGAGCTTTTTTTCAAAGTATGGAATCATGCCGAATCGTTTGACCTGAACCGGCGCACAGGCAAAGTGAGCACATGGATGTTCACGCTCGCGCGCAACCTCTCCATCGACTGGATCCGCAAGCGCGACCGCCGTCCGGCGGCTTCGGGATCCGAGGAGGACTGGCAGGGGGTCAAGGACCCGGAGACGACGGAGCAGGCTGCGATGGACAGGCTCATGGCGGAGCATGTGAAGGAAGCTCTGGCGGAGCTTAACGAGGAGCAGAAGCGGGTGCTGGAATGGGTTTATTACGGGGGATACACGCAGCAGGAAATATCCGAGCTGCATCATATTCCGCTGGGCACAGTCAAAAGCCGGGTCCGGCTGGCGCTCAGGCAGCTGCGCAAAAGTCTCGGGGAAGTCTGGAGAGAGGGGGTTCGATCATGA
- a CDS encoding polysaccharide deacetylase family protein, which translates to MENLLVWGFYFLTLYAFLPGLVSRMFGFRVFKKGLTEREIALTFDDGPDPVYTPKLLDLLARHGAKATFFVVGSHAERHPELLQRMRDEGHTIGIHNYVHKTNWLMRPATVRKQIQRTAEIIEAAAGLKPAYYRPPWGIVNLFDFSKKGQYKIVLWSGIFGDWKAHDNADRLTERLLKKLRPGEVVLLHDCGLTLGADAEAPAQMLEALTVYLEEGSRRGFRFVGIEEMMAITDKAKEARPGLLGRAAAWTWLQYEKLFHLVFRLKAVRGSGDRTVFYYRKTTYNGPEVELKEGAVIRKGDSVAEIHLDNDMLRRVSGRSTSPMAVIIHLIREMETALPALSRQVLNDPETSSVKAIYGVTMIHRGTDRLGFQVFDLPENLFAKASRIYLRILFRVLTARPKKKAAGRKGKERDKKPMTPRMLLMSREDILRHAARTPSASRDADGREAARQPKGSGAVPAAESGASVEPIASGSPSAS; encoded by the coding sequence ATGGAGAATTTGCTTGTCTGGGGATTCTACTTTTTGACGCTGTATGCTTTTCTCCCGGGGCTGGTCAGCCGCATGTTCGGATTCCGAGTGTTCAAAAAAGGCCTCACGGAACGAGAGATCGCCTTGACGTTCGATGACGGGCCCGATCCCGTTTATACGCCCAAGCTTCTCGATTTGCTCGCCAGGCACGGAGCCAAGGCGACTTTTTTTGTCGTCGGATCCCATGCGGAGAGGCATCCTGAGCTTCTTCAGCGCATGCGGGACGAAGGGCATACGATCGGAATCCATAACTACGTGCACAAGACCAACTGGCTGATGAGGCCTGCCACGGTGAGGAAGCAGATACAACGGACGGCGGAGATCATCGAAGCGGCAGCCGGGCTGAAGCCGGCCTACTACCGCCCGCCGTGGGGAATCGTGAACCTGTTCGATTTCTCCAAAAAAGGCCAGTACAAAATCGTGCTCTGGTCCGGCATCTTCGGAGACTGGAAAGCCCACGATAATGCCGATCGGCTTACGGAACGGCTGCTCAAGAAGCTGAGGCCGGGCGAGGTGGTGCTGCTGCACGACTGCGGACTCACTCTCGGCGCGGATGCGGAAGCACCGGCGCAAATGCTGGAGGCGCTGACCGTCTATCTGGAGGAAGGAAGCCGCCGAGGCTTCCGATTTGTCGGAATCGAGGAGATGATGGCGATCACGGACAAGGCCAAGGAAGCGAGGCCGGGCCTGCTCGGACGAGCGGCGGCATGGACATGGCTGCAGTACGAGAAGCTGTTCCACCTCGTATTCCGGCTGAAGGCCGTCCGGGGCTCGGGAGACAGGACGGTCTTTTACTACCGCAAGACGACGTACAACGGTCCCGAGGTGGAGCTGAAGGAAGGCGCGGTCATCCGCAAAGGCGACTCCGTCGCCGAGATCCATCTCGACAACGACATGCTGCGCAGGGTGTCGGGACGCTCGACCTCCCCCATGGCCGTCATCATCCACTTGATCCGGGAGATGGAGACGGCGCTTCCCGCCTTGTCGAGGCAGGTTCTGAACGATCCTGAAACGAGCTCCGTCAAGGCTATTTATGGAGTCACTATGATTCATAGGGGAACCGACAGGCTCGGGTTCCAGGTATTCGACCTTCCTGAGAATTTATTTGCCAAAGCATCCCGAATTTATCTTCGTATTCTGTTCCGGGTTCTCACGGCAAGGCCGAAGAAGAAAGCCGCCGGCCGCAAAGGCAAGGAAAGAGACAAAAAGCCGATGACTCCCCGCATGCTGCTGATGTCGCGCGAGGATATACTGCGGCATGCAGCCCGGACGCCGTCCGCTTCACGAGATGCGGACGGCCGGGAAGCGGCCAGGCAGCCGAAGGGCTCCGGAGCTGTTCCGGCTGCCGAGTCGGGAGCCTCGGTCGAACCGATCGCAAGCGGAAGCCCCAGCGCTTCCTGA
- a CDS encoding AI-2E family transporter: MLTFYRKYWRTAFDIGLIVLTVYLIMLLFSFLYSIAAPIFLSLLIFVIIEPLAKALNRIGIKKSLASAVSILVFSALVLGLFFGAGYIVVKEATALADKLPEYQSMLVTKVNAGSDWLKEQVGALPPGSVDKLQEYVDSLTLWGQKVAKGFLFSAAGYLSSVSAFMFNFIVGIILAYFLSIEIGGWKKIARDKTPRTFKKAFEFLRLNVFSGITAYLKAQMKLISITFLVVFVSLLLLGVDNALTISVLAAVFDILPLLGVGTVFIPWIIYLLAVGDFNLAIWLTILFLVIVLARQILEPLITGDTLGVSAFTMLAFMVISLSLFGVAGVILSPVLLILVKALYDQGYLSRWITPPKDEYDLPDYGRSDPPAEA, from the coding sequence ATGCTGACCTTTTACCGCAAGTACTGGAGGACGGCTTTCGACATCGGCCTGATCGTCCTCACGGTTTACCTGATCATGCTATTATTCAGCTTTTTGTATTCCATCGCAGCCCCGATCTTCCTCTCGCTGCTCATCTTCGTCATCATCGAGCCTTTGGCCAAAGCCTTGAACCGGATCGGCATCAAGAAATCGCTCGCCTCGGCTGTTTCCATCCTGGTTTTCTCCGCGCTCGTTCTCGGCCTGTTTTTTGGAGCCGGCTATATCGTCGTCAAGGAAGCCACCGCGCTTGCGGACAAGCTTCCGGAGTACCAGAGCATGCTCGTCACCAAGGTGAATGCCGGATCGGATTGGCTCAAGGAGCAGGTAGGCGCCCTTCCTCCGGGCTCGGTCGACAAGCTGCAGGAATACGTCGACTCCCTTACCCTGTGGGGACAAAAAGTGGCCAAAGGCTTCCTCTTCAGCGCAGCGGGATACCTGTCCTCGGTCTCCGCCTTTATGTTTAACTTTATCGTCGGAATCATACTCGCTTATTTCCTCAGCATCGAAATCGGCGGCTGGAAAAAAATCGCCCGGGACAAAACGCCCCGGACGTTCAAGAAAGCCTTCGAATTTCTGCGCCTCAACGTCTTCTCAGGCATTACCGCTTATTTGAAGGCCCAGATGAAGCTGATCTCCATCACCTTCCTCGTCGTATTCGTGTCCCTCCTGCTGCTCGGGGTCGACAACGCGCTGACGATATCGGTGCTGGCCGCTGTGTTCGACATCCTGCCGCTCCTCGGGGTTGGAACGGTATTCATCCCCTGGATCATCTACCTGCTGGCTGTCGGGGACTTCAATCTGGCCATCTGGCTGACCATCCTGTTCCTCGTCATCGTGCTCGCCAGGCAGATTCTGGAGCCGCTCATTACCGGGGATACGCTCGGCGTCTCCGCCTTCACGATGCTGGCGTTCATGGTCATCTCCCTGTCGCTGTTCGGCGTCGCCGGCGTCATCCTCTCGCCCGTGCTGCTCATCCTTGTCAAAGCGTTGTACGACCAAGGCTATCTGAGCCGATGGATCACTCCGCCCAAGGATGAATATGATCTGCCGGACTATGGAAGGTCCGATCCGCCAGCAGAGGCGTGA